A DNA window from Anastrepha ludens isolate Willacy chromosome 6, idAnaLude1.1, whole genome shotgun sequence contains the following coding sequences:
- the LOC128867911 gene encoding uncharacterized protein LOC128867911 has product MYSSKELCAALLFATILGIQIFDSHQVTKATLNSQEWADYKTKYSKTYTSASTPEAYALFYYNYNKKLINSHNVLADRGQSTYRLAINQFTDMRLIHFKALFPKTTQPTTSSATTPPAVQAAGTSFDPITDLGLTIEVEDQGTVCNSGWAYATAKAVEIFAANENAVATPTPLSAQNLIDCAGSGTGCTKQVSQTAFDYLVVYNQPLYTKVDYKNNNLLKVQGMCVQPTTTTGTPINLASYARITDADDATMLNYVFNGFPVVIEFDPTSFAFMHYSSGIFQQPHTYGGSHYMTVIGYGTDTTTNLDYWLVLNSFGTTWGENGYIRILRDTSKPLAKSALFPTALGA; this is encoded by the exons ATGTACAGCAGCAAGGAGCTGTGTGCGGCGCTCCTGTTCGCAACTATTTTGGGAATTCAAATTTTTGATTCTCATCAAGTGACCAAAGCCACGCTGAATTCCCAAGAATGGGCTGACTATAAG acgaAATACAGCAAGACCTACACGAGTGCCTCTACTCCTGAAGCGTATGCGCTTTTCTATTACAACTACAACAAGAAGTTAATTAACTCCCATAATGTGTTAGCGGATCGCGGACAAAGTACTTACCGTTTGGCTATAAATCAATTCACCGACATGCGCCTCATACACTTCAAAGCTTTATTCCCGAAAACTACACAACCGACAACATCGTCTGCGACCACACCACCCGCAGTCCAAGCTGCTGGTACGTCTTTCGATCCCATAACGGATCTTGGCTTAACGATAGAAGTAGAAGATCAAGGCACAGTTTGCAATAGCGGTTGGGCCTACGCTACAGCCAAGGCTGTTGAAATATTTGCGGCGAATGAAAATGCTGTGGCAACACCAACACCGCTTTCCGCACAGAATTTGATTGATTGCGCTGGATCGGGTACCGGTTGTACGAAACAAGTGTCGCAAACCGCTTTTGATTATCTCGTTGTGTACAATCAACCATTGTATACCAAAGTcgattataaaaacaataatctaTTGAAAGTGCAGGGTATGTGTGTGCAGCCAACCACAACCACCGGCACACCCATCAATTTGGCCTCATATGCACGTATTACCGATGCCGATGATGCCActatgttgaactatgttttcaATGGATTTCCGGTTGTTATCGAATTCGATCCCACCTCTTTCGCTTTTATGCACTACAGCTCGGGTATTTTCCAACAGCCCCACACGTATGGTGGCTCACACTATATGACAGTTATTGGCTATGGCACAGATACAACTACCAATCTCGATTACTGGTTGGTGCTGAACTCATTTGGCACAACATGGGGCGAGAATGGCTACATACGTATACTACGCGATACGTCCAAACCATTGGCTAAGTCAGCACTATTTCCGACTGCATTGGGAGCATAA